The Posidoniimonas corsicana genome has a window encoding:
- a CDS encoding ABC transporter permease has protein sequence MAKFLPYVLKSLWRHRARSVLTVSGTAIALLVFCFIGSVQQGLSALTSDAAADRTLIVFQENRFCPQSSRLPQDYERTISQLPGVRDVVPIKVFTNNCRASLDAIVFQGMPAAQLKSARDLELTSGDWAAFDQQDDAALVGQDVAARRGLAAGDKFTIGDVSVVVRGVFRSPTAAENSLIYTHLDFLQRARGASDVGTVTQLEVHLTDSADPDAVSKQIDQEFRAGPVGTTTRTKGMFQADTLGDLAELIGFVHWLGYACVGLVLSLVATTTVMSVQDRIKEHAVLQTLGLRPLRVFRLVIVESFVLSTLGGLLGVAGSTAILALTGMSVAAEGVTIAFEPSLALAMQGVAVAVVVGILAGLAPGWQASRTEIVSALRHA, from the coding sequence GTGGCAAAGTTCCTACCCTACGTGCTGAAGAGCCTGTGGCGCCACCGCGCTCGCTCCGTGCTGACCGTCAGCGGCACGGCCATCGCGCTATTGGTGTTCTGCTTCATCGGCTCGGTGCAACAGGGCCTCAGCGCGTTGACCTCCGACGCCGCCGCCGACCGCACGCTGATCGTGTTCCAGGAGAACCGCTTCTGCCCGCAGAGCAGCCGCCTGCCGCAGGACTACGAGCGGACGATCTCCCAGCTGCCCGGCGTGCGCGACGTCGTGCCGATCAAGGTGTTCACCAACAACTGCCGCGCCAGCCTCGACGCGATCGTGTTCCAGGGCATGCCGGCCGCGCAGCTCAAGTCCGCCCGCGACCTGGAGCTGACTAGCGGCGACTGGGCCGCCTTCGACCAGCAGGACGACGCCGCCCTGGTGGGCCAGGACGTCGCCGCGCGGCGCGGGCTCGCCGCGGGCGACAAGTTCACCATCGGCGACGTGTCGGTCGTGGTGCGGGGCGTGTTCCGCTCGCCGACCGCGGCCGAGAACAGCCTGATCTACACGCACCTCGACTTCCTGCAACGCGCCCGCGGCGCCAGCGACGTCGGCACGGTCACGCAGCTGGAGGTCCACCTGACCGACTCCGCCGACCCCGACGCGGTCAGCAAGCAGATCGACCAGGAGTTCCGCGCGGGCCCGGTCGGCACCACCACCCGCACGAAGGGCATGTTCCAGGCCGACACGCTGGGCGACCTGGCCGAGCTGATCGGCTTTGTCCACTGGCTGGGCTACGCGTGCGTGGGGCTGGTGCTGTCGCTGGTGGCCACCACCACGGTGATGTCGGTCCAGGACCGCATCAAGGAGCACGCGGTGCTGCAGACGCTCGGCCTGCGGCCCCTTCGCGTGTTCAGGCTGGTGATCGTCGAGAGCTTCGTGCTCAGCACGCTGGGCGGCCTGCTCGGCGTGGCGGGCAGCACGGCCATCCTCGCGCTGACCGGCATGTCGGTCGCCGCCGAGGGCGTTACCATCGCGTTTGAGCCCTCGCTCGCGCTCGCGATGCAGGGCGTGGCGGTCGCCGTAGTGGTCGGCATCCTGGCCGGCCTGGCGCCCGGCTGGCAGGCGTCGCGGACCGAGATTGTGTCCGCGCTGCGGCACGCGTAG